The Roseovarius sp. EL26 genome has a window encoding:
- a CDS encoding NAD+ synthase, which produces MTDRFRLTLAQLNPTVGDLDANAALAQDAWEQGRAAGAQMVALPEMFITGYNTQDLVMKPAFHMAAIAKLEALAEACKDGPALGIGGPAVEGEGLYNAYYILKGGRITARVLKHHLPNETVFDEVRIYDAAPVGGPYVVDDVRVGSPICEDSWHEDVPETLAETGAEFLLVPNGSPYYRDKMEVRQNLMVARVVETGLPLIYLNLVGGQDDQVFDGGTFALNPGGELALQMPVMQEAVTTINLTRGDDGWRIEPTELAPIPDAFEQDYHAMVLSLRDYLRKTGFKKVLLGLSGGIDSAIVASIAVDALGAENVRCVMLPSEYTSQASLDDAKEIAENLGCRYDFVPISEGRTAITNTLAPLFEGTEEGLTEENIQSRLRGLLLMALSNKFGEMLLTTGNKSEVAVGYATIYGDMNGGYNPIKDMYKTRVFDTCRWRNANHRDWMMGPGGEVIPANVIQKPPSAELRDDQKDSDSLPDYPVLDAILEILVDQDGSIEDCVAAGFERDMAKKVEHLLYISEYKRFQSAPGTRLSKKAFWLDRRYPIVNRWRDKGTGA; this is translated from the coding sequence ATGACCGACAGATTTCGCCTGACATTGGCACAATTGAACCCGACCGTGGGCGATCTGGATGCCAACGCTGCGCTGGCGCAGGATGCATGGGAGCAGGGCCGCGCTGCAGGCGCACAGATGGTGGCACTGCCCGAGATGTTCATCACCGGCTACAACACGCAGGATCTGGTGATGAAGCCTGCGTTCCACATGGCCGCGATTGCCAAGCTGGAAGCGTTGGCAGAAGCCTGCAAGGACGGCCCGGCATTGGGCATCGGCGGCCCGGCGGTTGAAGGCGAGGGGCTGTATAACGCCTATTACATCCTTAAGGGTGGGCGGATCACGGCGCGGGTGCTTAAGCACCATCTGCCGAATGAAACCGTGTTTGATGAAGTCCGCATTTATGACGCTGCACCGGTTGGCGGGCCCTATGTGGTGGACGATGTCCGTGTCGGCAGCCCGATTTGTGAGGATAGCTGGCATGAGGATGTGCCGGAAACATTGGCAGAGACTGGGGCAGAGTTCCTGCTGGTGCCAAATGGTTCGCCGTACTACCGCGACAAGATGGAAGTGCGTCAAAACCTGATGGTTGCGCGCGTGGTTGAGACGGGCCTACCGCTGATTTATCTGAACCTTGTCGGTGGTCAGGATGATCAGGTGTTTGATGGCGGCACTTTTGCGCTTAACCCCGGTGGGGAACTGGCGTTGCAGATGCCGGTGATGCAAGAGGCTGTGACGACGATAAATCTGACGCGTGGCGACGATGGTTGGCGAATTGAGCCAACGGAACTGGCCCCCATTCCGGATGCGTTTGAGCAAGACTATCACGCCATGGTGCTGTCGTTGCGCGATTATCTACGCAAGACCGGGTTCAAGAAGGTCTTGCTGGGCCTGTCTGGTGGGATCGACAGCGCGATTGTAGCGTCCATCGCAGTGGATGCGCTGGGCGCGGAGAACGTGCGCTGCGTGATGTTGCCATCGGAGTACACCTCGCAAGCGTCATTGGATGACGCCAAGGAGATCGCAGAAAATCTGGGCTGTCGTTATGATTTTGTACCGATTTCCGAGGGGCGCACGGCGATCACCAATACGCTGGCCCCACTGTTTGAAGGTACGGAAGAGGGGTTGACCGAAGAGAACATTCAGTCGCGCTTGCGCGGGCTGCTATTGATGGCGCTGTCGAACAAGTTTGGCGAGATGCTGTTGACCACTGGGAACAAATCCGAGGTCGCGGTCGGCTATGCCACGATCTATGGCGATATGAATGGCGGCTACAATCCGATCAAGGATATGTACAAAACCCGCGTCTTTGACACCTGCCGCTGGCGCAATGCCAATCACCGCGATTGGATGATGGGACCGGGCGGTGAGGTCATTCCGGCGAATGTGATCCAGAAGCCACCAAGTGCAGAGCTGCGTGATGACCAGAAAGACAGTGATTCTCTGCCAGATTACCCGGTGCTGGACGCAATTCTGGAGATCCTGGTGGATCAGGATGGCAGCATCGAAGATTGTGTTGCCGCCGGGTTTGAACGGGATATGGCCAAAAAGGTCGAACATCTGCTCTACATCAGCGAATACAAACGCTTCCAATCAGCGCCGGGCACGCGCCTGTCGAAAAAGGCGTTCTGGCTGGATCGGCGCTATCCGATTGTGAACCGCTGGCGGGACAAAGGAACGGGCGCTTAA
- a CDS encoding MORN repeat-containing protein yields the protein MTRRLTSIALIAALMATASPIIAQDDEVQTKEYDDGGVYEGTFKDGLQHGTGSYTLPNGYKYVGEWVEGEIRGKGTARFPNGSLYEGEFVKGKPSGVGKITFLDNGTFEGDWQDGKITGQGIALYANGVRYEGEFRNAVHHGRGVMTSPAGYVYDGDWINGTKEGNAKITYPDGAQYEGAVLNGAREGQGTLTMADGLTYAGLWKAGQIDGTGKLTQPNGDIYEGELVNGRREGKGKVSYANGDSYEGDFKDDHRHGQGTFLGIDGYKYSGNWLVGKIAGKGKVTYPDGSVYEGTLQNDLANGQGKILYPDGATYDGEWVNGVIEGTGRATYPNGLIYEGEFVNAQLQGQGVMTYPDGYRYEGNWDSGQRNGQGTATYPDGTIYTGDFKYGQRNGRGEIKMADGFSYVGDWKSGEIRGNGIATYANGDIYEGTFQNGKRQGTGTMRYATGEESTGDWDNGALAGADAPTSTEDSETTPDVPAQETAADTPESDISSTTSDEATE from the coding sequence ATGACACGAAGATTGACCAGTATCGCACTGATCGCCGCCCTGATGGCGACAGCCAGCCCAATCATCGCACAGGATGACGAGGTCCAGACCAAAGAATATGACGATGGCGGTGTCTACGAGGGCACCTTCAAAGACGGTTTGCAACACGGCACTGGCAGCTACACCCTTCCCAACGGGTACAAATACGTCGGCGAATGGGTCGAGGGAGAGATTCGCGGCAAAGGCACAGCGCGCTTCCCCAACGGATCACTTTACGAGGGTGAATTCGTCAAAGGCAAACCCAGCGGTGTAGGGAAAATCACATTTTTGGATAACGGCACCTTTGAAGGTGACTGGCAAGACGGAAAGATCACTGGGCAGGGCATCGCGCTTTACGCCAATGGGGTTCGCTACGAAGGCGAGTTTCGAAACGCCGTTCACCATGGTCGTGGCGTCATGACCAGCCCCGCAGGCTACGTTTACGATGGTGACTGGATCAATGGCACCAAAGAGGGCAATGCCAAAATCACCTATCCGGATGGCGCCCAATACGAAGGCGCAGTTTTGAACGGTGCACGCGAAGGTCAGGGCACCCTGACCATGGCCGACGGGTTAACCTATGCCGGACTGTGGAAAGCCGGCCAAATCGACGGCACCGGCAAGCTGACACAACCCAATGGTGACATCTACGAAGGCGAGCTGGTCAACGGCCGCCGCGAAGGCAAAGGTAAGGTCAGCTACGCAAATGGCGACAGCTATGAGGGTGACTTCAAAGACGATCACCGCCACGGTCAAGGCACATTTTTGGGCATCGATGGATATAAATATTCTGGCAACTGGCTTGTTGGAAAAATCGCTGGAAAAGGCAAAGTCACCTACCCCGATGGCTCGGTTTACGAAGGCACCTTGCAGAATGATCTGGCCAATGGTCAGGGGAAAATCCTGTATCCCGATGGGGCAACCTATGATGGTGAATGGGTAAATGGTGTGATCGAAGGAACAGGCCGCGCGACCTATCCCAACGGATTGATTTACGAAGGCGAATTCGTCAATGCCCAACTGCAAGGTCAGGGCGTGATGACTTATCCAGATGGTTATCGTTACGAAGGCAACTGGGACAGTGGCCAGCGCAACGGCCAAGGCACGGCAACTTACCCTGATGGGACGATATACACTGGCGATTTCAAATATGGCCAACGCAATGGTCGGGGCGAAATCAAGATGGCCGACGGTTTCAGCTATGTCGGCGATTGGAAAAGTGGCGAGATCCGAGGCAACGGCATCGCCACTTATGCCAATGGTGACATCTACGAAGGCACATTCCAAAACGGCAAACGTCAGGGCACCGGCACGATGCGCTATGCCACCGGCGAAGAATCCACCGGCGATTGGGACAACGGTGCATTGGCAGGGGCAGATGCTCCAACATCAACAGAAGACAGTGAAACCACACCTGATGTACCGGCTCAGGAAACCGCTGCGGACACACCTGAAAGCGATATCAGCTCAACCACCTCTGATGAGGCGACCGAGTAA
- a CDS encoding GNAT family N-acetyltransferase — translation MLWPDKPLSHVILPGDETALHVAGYHGTQLIGAGSFFLDPPQARLRKFAIAPACRGRGLGTALLQHGAGLLRQERIEVLLCDARQNACAFYEKLGFEIGGEVFFKDALPYVSAKLSLEQLLT, via the coding sequence ATGCTTTGGCCCGATAAGCCCTTGTCGCATGTGATATTGCCGGGGGATGAAACCGCGCTGCACGTTGCGGGGTATCATGGCACGCAGTTGATTGGTGCTGGGTCCTTCTTTCTGGATCCGCCCCAAGCGCGATTGCGTAAATTTGCGATTGCGCCGGCCTGTCGAGGGCGCGGATTGGGAACGGCTTTGTTGCAACATGGAGCGGGTTTGTTGCGGCAAGAGCGGATCGAAGTGCTGTTGTGTGATGCACGACAAAACGCTTGTGCCTTTTATGAAAAGCTTGGCTTCGAGATTGGTGGCGAAGTGTTTTTCAAAGACGCGCTGCCCTATGTGTCTGCGAAATTGTCATTGGAGCAGTTGTTGACCTGA
- the aqpZ gene encoding aquaporin Z has protein sequence MKKQIAEFIGTFTLVLLGCGAAVIAGDLIGYAGISFAFGLALIGMAYGIGPVSGCHINPAVSLGAVAAGRMSMGEAISYIIAQVAGAIVAALVLLMIAGGTEAYSVAENGLGQNGWGAGYGGEYNMMAALVFEIVATFLFMVVILGSTGANAPAGFAGLAIGLALVVIHLVGINVTGVSVNPARSIGPALFAGSTALSQLWLFIVAPIIGAVAAGMLFRTGLLDGE, from the coding sequence ATGAAAAAGCAGATAGCAGAATTTATCGGGACGTTTACGCTTGTCCTGCTTGGTTGTGGTGCGGCGGTGATTGCGGGTGACCTTATTGGTTATGCCGGTATCAGTTTCGCCTTTGGTCTGGCGTTGATCGGTATGGCCTATGGCATCGGTCCGGTATCGGGTTGTCATATTAACCCGGCGGTCTCTCTGGGTGCGGTGGCCGCGGGCCGGATGAGCATGGGCGAGGCGATTAGCTATATCATCGCGCAGGTCGCAGGGGCGATTGTGGCGGCATTGGTGCTACTGATGATCGCGGGTGGCACCGAGGCCTATAGCGTGGCTGAAAACGGTCTGGGTCAGAATGGTTGGGGCGCGGGTTATGGTGGCGAATATAACATGATGGCCGCACTGGTGTTCGAGATTGTTGCGACCTTCCTGTTCATGGTGGTGATCCTTGGTTCAACCGGGGCAAACGCACCTGCGGGCTTTGCCGGGTTGGCGATTGGTCTGGCGCTGGTGGTGATCCATTTGGTTGGAATTAATGTCACTGGCGTGTCGGTGAACCCAGCGCGTTCCATTGGGCCCGCGTTGTTTGCAGGTAGCACGGCGTTGTCGCAATTGTGGTTGTTCATCGTGGCACCGATCATTGGCGCGGTGGCTGCAGGCATGCTGTTTCGCACAGGATTATTGGACGGCGAATAA
- a CDS encoding NUDIX hydrolase, with amino-acid sequence MRERPAARILVLNAENKILLFRFCFDDGPLAGENYWATPGGGVEKGETFRNAAQRELFEETGFTIDVGEEIGQHDTIFRVPSGEYVKADERYFFVRVTANTICKDGQSDVERTYLKEHRWWSLTELESTSHTIFPENLIPLVTQSLS; translated from the coding sequence ATGAGAGAACGGCCAGCGGCACGGATTTTGGTTCTCAATGCGGAAAATAAAATTCTGCTTTTTCGCTTCTGTTTTGACGATGGACCGCTCGCCGGTGAAAATTACTGGGCCACTCCCGGCGGTGGCGTCGAAAAAGGCGAAACCTTTAGAAATGCGGCACAAAGAGAGCTGTTCGAAGAGACAGGCTTCACAATCGATGTCGGTGAGGAGATAGGACAACACGATACCATATTCCGCGTTCCTTCGGGCGAGTACGTGAAAGCTGATGAGAGGTATTTCTTTGTCAGAGTGACGGCCAATACAATCTGCAAAGATGGGCAAAGTGATGTAGAGAGAACCTACCTCAAAGAGCACCGGTGGTGGTCATTGACTGAACTTGAAAGCACGTCTCACACCATCTTCCCCGAAAACCTGATTCCGCTTGTCACACAATCACTCTCGTAG
- a CDS encoding 2-isopropylmalate synthase codes for MTNTDKDRVVIFDTTLRDGEQSPGATMTHDEKLEIAGLLDEMGVDIIEAGFPIASEGDFRAVSEISKSANNSVICGLARANFKDIDRCWEAVKHAKKPRIHTFIGTSPLHRAIPNLNRDEMADRIHDTVSHARNLCDNVQWSPMDATRTEWDYLCRTVEIAIKAGATTINIPDTVGYTAPVESADLIKRLIETVPGADEVTFATHCHNDLGMATANSLAAVAGGARQIECTINGLGERAGNTALEEVVMAMKVRGDIMPWQTGIDTTKLMHLSRRVSTVSGFQVQPNKAIVGKNAFAHESGIHQDGMLKNAETFEIMRPEDVGLTETNLVMGKHSGRAALRSKLKDLGYELADNQLKDVFVRFKELADRKKEVYDDDLIALVSTGGDEDSQRLQIKSLRVVCGTDGPQQATLVMDIDGQEHTTEATGDGPVDASFNAVKNLFPHNARLQLYQVHAVTEGTDAQATVSVRMEDEGRIVTGQSANTDTVVASAKAYVHALNRLLARREKTGNDTPEVSYKDVS; via the coding sequence ATGACCAATACAGACAAAGACCGCGTAGTGATCTTTGACACCACTTTGCGCGATGGCGAGCAAAGCCCCGGTGCCACCATGACCCATGATGAAAAGCTGGAAATCGCCGGATTGCTGGATGAAATGGGCGTCGACATTATCGAGGCCGGATTCCCCATCGCGTCCGAGGGGGATTTTCGCGCCGTCAGTGAGATTTCTAAAAGCGCAAACAATTCAGTAATTTGCGGACTGGCACGCGCCAATTTCAAAGACATCGATCGCTGCTGGGAGGCGGTGAAACACGCGAAAAAACCGCGCATTCACACCTTTATCGGTACATCACCCCTGCACCGCGCTATCCCCAATCTGAACCGGGATGAAATGGCGGATCGTATCCACGACACCGTCAGCCATGCCCGCAACCTGTGTGACAACGTGCAATGGTCACCGATGGATGCCACCCGTACCGAATGGGATTATCTGTGCCGCACGGTTGAGATCGCAATCAAAGCCGGTGCCACTACGATCAACATCCCCGACACAGTGGGCTACACTGCCCCAGTGGAAAGCGCTGACCTGATCAAACGTCTGATCGAAACCGTACCAGGCGCAGATGAGGTCACCTTCGCCACGCATTGCCACAACGATCTGGGCATGGCGACGGCGAATTCGCTGGCCGCCGTTGCAGGTGGCGCACGACAAATTGAATGCACTATCAACGGCTTAGGGGAACGCGCCGGCAACACCGCACTGGAAGAAGTGGTGATGGCCATGAAAGTGCGCGGCGACATCATGCCATGGCAAACTGGCATTGATACCACCAAGCTGATGCACCTCAGCCGCCGGGTTTCAACCGTCAGTGGCTTTCAGGTTCAGCCCAATAAAGCCATCGTCGGCAAAAACGCCTTTGCCCATGAATCTGGCATTCACCAAGACGGCATGCTGAAGAACGCCGAAACGTTCGAGATCATGCGCCCCGAAGATGTTGGCCTGACTGAGACCAATCTGGTCATGGGCAAACACTCCGGCCGGGCTGCTTTGCGCTCCAAGCTCAAGGACTTGGGGTATGAGCTGGCCGACAACCAGTTGAAAGACGTATTCGTCCGTTTCAAAGAATTGGCTGATCGCAAAAAGGAAGTCTATGACGACGACCTGATCGCATTGGTCAGCACGGGCGGCGATGAAGACAGCCAACGTTTGCAGATCAAATCACTGCGCGTTGTCTGCGGCACCGATGGGCCACAACAGGCCACGTTGGTGATGGACATCGATGGACAAGAACACACAACCGAGGCCACCGGCGACGGCCCGGTTGATGCATCCTTCAATGCGGTCAAAAACCTGTTCCCACACAACGCGCGCCTGCAGCTGTACCAAGTACATGCCGTGACTGAAGGCACCGATGCGCAAGCCACTGTCAGCGTCCGAATGGAAGACGAAGGCCGTATCGTAACGGGCCAATCCGCAAACACCGACACGGTTGTAGCATCTGCAAAGGCCTATGTTCATGCCCTGAACCGCCTGCTGGCCCGTCGTGAGAAAACCGGAAACGACACACCGGAAGTCAGCTACAAAGACGTGTCATAA